The Helianthus annuus cultivar XRQ/B chromosome 16, HanXRQr2.0-SUNRISE, whole genome shotgun sequence genome includes a window with the following:
- the LOC110915334 gene encoding derlin-2.2: MAQVVEEWYKQMPVITRSYLTAAVLTTVGCSLEIISPYNLYLNPRLVVKQYQIWRLITNFLYFRKMDLDFLFHMFFLARYCKLLEENSFRGRTADFFYMLLFGATVLTSIVLVGGMIPYVSESFAKIIFLSNSLTFMMVYVWSKRNPYIHMSFLGLFTFTAAYLPWVLLGFSVLVGASAWADLLGMVAGHVYYFLEDVYPRMTGRRPLKTPSFIKSLFADEPVVVARAAEVRFAAPAIDEMRR, from the exons ATGGCACAAGTTGTGGAAGAATGGTACAAACAGATGCCTGTGATTACTCGTTCGTATCTTACGGCTGCTGTTCTTACCACCGTTGGATGCTCTCTTGAG ATAATTTCGCCCTACAACTTGTATCTGAACCCGAGGCTTGTTGTTAAGCAATACCAAATCTGGCGGCTTATTACTAATTTTCTCTATTTCCGCAAGATGG ATTTGGATTTCCTTTTTCACATGTTCTTTCTGGCTCGATACTGCAAGCTTCTAGAAGAAAATTCGTTCAGGGGAAGAACCGCAGATTTCTTTTACATGCTTTTATTCGGTGCAACTGTTTTGACAAGTATTGTACTTGTTGGAGGGATGATACCTTATGTCTCAGAATCTTTTGCCAAAATCATCTTTCTTAGCAATTCGTTGACGTTTATGATG GTTTATGTTTGGAGCAAGCGAAATCCATATATTCATATGAGCTTCTTGGGTCTCTTTACCTTTACCGCAGCTTATCTTCCATGG GTTTTGTTGGGCTTCTCTGTTCTTGTTGGTGCAAGTGCTTGGGCCGATCTACTT GGAATGGTGGCGGGTCATGTTTACTATTTTCTTGAAGATGTGTATCCAAGAATGACGGGTAGGCGCCCTCTAAAAACACCGTCATTTATCAAGTCACTTTTTGCTGATGAACCTGTCGTAGTGGCACGTGCTGCAGAAGTGAGATTTGCAGCTCCAGCCATAGATGAAATGAGACGATGA
- the LOC110916906 gene encoding tobamovirus multiplication protein 1 isoform X1: protein MKINVWSSSSWWQEIDGSKNWQDGIFLTLCGFYALVSAIALIQLIRIQIRVPEYGWTTQKAFHLMHFIVYGVRAAVFGFHIQVLHLHPKVCVWVLLEVPGLLFFSTYTLLVQYWAEIYHQARSWPTDKLRTTYVCVNVGVYVIQACIWIYLWVDDSSSIRYAGKLFIAVVSFVAAVGFLSYGGRLYNMLRGFPIDSKGRRNKLHEVGSVTTICCTFFIARCFVNVLSASNSEVSLDALGHPVLNLIFYMLTEILPSAMVLFILRKLPPKRVSAQSKRDH, encoded by the exons ATGAAGATCAATGTGTGGTCATCGTCAAGTTGGTGGCAAGAAATAGACGGATCGAAGAATTGGCAGGATGGAATCTTCCTCACTCTCTGTGGTTTTTATGCCCTCGTATCCGCCATAGCTCTT ATTCAGTTAATAAGGATTCAAATCAGAGTGCCTGAATACGGTTGGACAACACAGAAGGCTTTCCACCTCATGCATTTCATCGTGTATGGAG TGCGTGCGGCTGTGTTTGGATTTCATATTCAAGTGTTACATTTGCATCCCAAG GTTTGCGTCTGGGTGCTTCTAGAGGTTCCGGGACTACTTTTTTTCTCAACGTATACTCTCCTTGTCCAATACTGGGCTGAGATATATCATCAG GCTAGAAGTTGGCCTACAGATAAACTGAGGACGACTTACGTGTGTGTTAATGTGGGAGTTTATGTCATACAG GCTTGTATCTGGATATATCTCTGGGTAGATGACAGCAGCTCGATTCGTTATGCGGGAAAGCTATTTATTGCAG TTGTGTCATTCGTGGCAGCAGTGGGATTCTTATCATATGGAGGAAG ATTATATAACATGCTGCGAGGTTTCCCTATAGACTCTAAAGGGAGAAGGAACAAACTTCATGAG GTTGGATCCGTGACAACAATATGTTGTACCTTTTTCATTGCAAGATGCTTTGTG AATGTTTTATCAGCTTCTAATTCAGAGGTGTCATTAGATGCTCTTGGTCATCCTGTTCTTAACTTGATCTTTTACATG CTAACGGAGATCCTCCCTTCGGCTATGGTGCTGTTCATTCTAAGAAAGCTGCCACCCAAGAGAGTTTCGGCACAGTCTAAGCGAGATCATTAG
- the LOC110916906 gene encoding tobamovirus multiplication protein 1 isoform X2, with translation MKINVWSSSSWWQEIDGSKNWQDGIFLTLCGFYALVSAIALIQLIRIQIRVPEYGWTTQKAFHLMHFIVYGVRAAVFGFHIQVLHLHPKVCVWVLLEVPGLLFFSTYTLLVQYWAEIYHQARSWPTDKLRTTYVCVNVGVYVIQACIWIYLWVDDSSSIRYAGKLFIAVVSFVAAVGFLSYGGRLYNMLRGFPIDSKGRRNKLHEVGSVTTICCTFFINVLSASNSEVSLDALGHPVLNLIFYMLTEILPSAMVLFILRKLPPKRVSAQSKRDH, from the exons ATGAAGATCAATGTGTGGTCATCGTCAAGTTGGTGGCAAGAAATAGACGGATCGAAGAATTGGCAGGATGGAATCTTCCTCACTCTCTGTGGTTTTTATGCCCTCGTATCCGCCATAGCTCTT ATTCAGTTAATAAGGATTCAAATCAGAGTGCCTGAATACGGTTGGACAACACAGAAGGCTTTCCACCTCATGCATTTCATCGTGTATGGAG TGCGTGCGGCTGTGTTTGGATTTCATATTCAAGTGTTACATTTGCATCCCAAG GTTTGCGTCTGGGTGCTTCTAGAGGTTCCGGGACTACTTTTTTTCTCAACGTATACTCTCCTTGTCCAATACTGGGCTGAGATATATCATCAG GCTAGAAGTTGGCCTACAGATAAACTGAGGACGACTTACGTGTGTGTTAATGTGGGAGTTTATGTCATACAG GCTTGTATCTGGATATATCTCTGGGTAGATGACAGCAGCTCGATTCGTTATGCGGGAAAGCTATTTATTGCAG TTGTGTCATTCGTGGCAGCAGTGGGATTCTTATCATATGGAGGAAG ATTATATAACATGCTGCGAGGTTTCCCTATAGACTCTAAAGGGAGAAGGAACAAACTTCATGAG GTTGGATCCGTGACAACAATATGTTGTACCTTTTTCATT AATGTTTTATCAGCTTCTAATTCAGAGGTGTCATTAGATGCTCTTGGTCATCCTGTTCTTAACTTGATCTTTTACATG CTAACGGAGATCCTCCCTTCGGCTATGGTGCTGTTCATTCTAAGAAAGCTGCCACCCAAGAGAGTTTCGGCACAGTCTAAGCGAGATCATTAG